The following proteins are co-located in the Fusobacteria bacterium ZRK30 genome:
- a CDS encoding ATP-binding cassette domain-containing protein — MISTSGLGLMFPGKKLFEDVNIKFTPGNCYGLIGANGAGKSTFLKILAGEIDATEGDVILGPRERLSFLQQDHFAHADEVVLNVVMMGHKELFAIKKEQEELYAKPDATDEDYAKAGELTDRIEELDGWSAETNAEKLLTGLGVDPSIHYKVMNELTEPERVKILLAQALFGDPDVLLLDEPTNGLDIHAINWLENFLANFNATVIVVSHDRHFLNKVCTHIADIDFGKVKMFVGNYDFWYESSQVVLELMRNKNKKLEQKREELQTFIARFSANASKSNQATARKKMLDNLKFEDMQVSNRKYPFIEFKSERDAGNNMLKVENLTKTIDGVKVLDNISFTINTGDKVVLLAKNDIVKTTLIKIMAGEIEPDSGSITWGVTTSLGYMPRDNSEYFKEGSGTDLIDWLRPYSSDPHESFIRGFLGRMLFAGEDSQKKPSVLSGGEKVRCMLSKTMMTGANVYLFDNPTDHLDLESITSLNKALIKFNGTIIFAAHDHEFIQTVANRIIEITPNGIVDKLMEFDEYIKDEGVEARLAEMYN; from the coding sequence ATGATATCAACTAGTGGTTTAGGGCTTATGTTCCCTGGAAAAAAATTATTCGAAGATGTAAACATCAAGTTTACACCTGGTAACTGTTACGGGCTTATTGGAGCTAACGGTGCCGGAAAATCTACATTTTTAAAGATCTTGGCTGGTGAAATTGATGCTACTGAAGGTGACGTTATCTTAGGACCTAGAGAAAGATTATCTTTCCTACAACAGGACCATTTCGCTCACGCTGATGAAGTAGTTTTAAATGTAGTAATGATGGGTCATAAAGAATTATTTGCTATAAAAAAAGAGCAGGAAGAGCTTTATGCAAAACCTGATGCAACAGACGAGGACTATGCAAAAGCCGGAGAATTAACTGATAGAATTGAAGAATTAGACGGATGGTCTGCTGAAACTAATGCAGAAAAACTACTTACAGGATTAGGAGTAGACCCTTCAATTCACTATAAAGTGATGAACGAACTTACAGAACCTGAGAGAGTTAAGATCCTTTTAGCACAGGCATTATTTGGTGATCCAGATGTTCTTTTATTAGACGAGCCTACAAATGGTCTGGATATCCACGCTATCAACTGGTTAGAGAACTTTTTAGCAAACTTTAACGCAACTGTTATCGTAGTATCACATGACAGACATTTCTTAAATAAAGTATGTACTCATATTGCTGATATCGACTTTGGTAAAGTTAAGATGTTCGTAGGAAACTATGATTTCTGGTATGAATCAAGTCAAGTTGTATTAGAATTAATGAGAAATAAAAATAAAAAATTAGAGCAAAAAAGAGAAGAATTACAAACCTTCATCGCCAGGTTCAGTGCCAATGCTTCAAAATCAAATCAGGCAACAGCAAGAAAAAAGATGTTGGATAACTTAAAGTTTGAAGATATGCAGGTTTCTAATAGAAAATATCCATTCATCGAATTCAAATCTGAAAGAGATGCCGGAAACAACATGTTAAAAGTTGAAAACTTAACTAAAACTATCGATGGAGTAAAGGTATTAGATAATATCTCATTCACTATTAATACAGGGGATAAAGTAGTACTTTTAGCTAAAAATGATATAGTTAAAACAACTCTTATCAAGATAATGGCTGGAGAGATTGAACCTGATTCAGGTAGTATCACTTGGGGAGTAACTACTTCTTTAGGTTATATGCCTAGAGATAACTCTGAGTACTTTAAAGAAGGTAGCGGAACTGACCTTATTGACTGGTTAAGACCATATTCATCTGATCCTCATGAGAGTTTCATCAGAGGATTCTTAGGAAGAATGTTATTTGCCGGTGAAGATTCTCAAAAGAAACCTAGTGTTCTTTCTGGAGGAGAAAAAGTAAGATGTATGTTATCTAAAACAATGATGACAGGAGCTAATGTTTACTTATTTGACAATCCTACAGACCATTTAGATCTTGAATCTATCACATCACTAAATAAAGCATTGATTAAATTTAATGGAACTATTATATTTGCTGCTCATGACCATGAGTTCATCCAGACTGTAGCCAATAGAATTATCGAGATAACTCCTAACGGAATTGTCGATAAATTGATGGAATTTGATGAATATATCAAAGACGAAGGTGTAGAAGCTAGACTTGCAGAGATGTATAACTAA
- a CDS encoding sugar phosphate nucleotidyltransferase: protein MLAAFIMAGGSGERFWPLSTKERPKQLLKLIDEERSLIRMTVDRILPIISADKIFIGTNAIQAEAIRRELPDLPYENIIVEPAFKDTAAAIGYGAVKIKEKLKGEDITMVVLASDHIIKNEDNFRKRIVGASEIAMETNSIITLGIKPNKPETGYGYIEVKEAYIGEPSKVIRFWEKPNLERAEEYVEAGNYLWNSGMFVIGLDMIMGSFEKYMPKHFKNFNKITALKDKKLDAEAETEELKTLFEKFEKISIDFGIMEKAQNIQVIPVDFGWNDVGSYPALDEVLEHNENGTVNRANELIEIGSKNNIIIGTKKIVATIGLEDLVVVETDDALLVCKKERAQDIKKVLKEIAEREKVN from the coding sequence ATGTTAGCAGCATTTATAATGGCAGGAGGATCTGGGGAAAGATTTTGGCCCCTGTCAACTAAGGAAAGACCTAAGCAGTTGTTGAAATTAATAGATGAAGAAAGAAGTTTAATCAGAATGACAGTAGATCGTATATTACCCATTATATCAGCGGATAAAATATTTATAGGGACCAATGCTATCCAGGCAGAGGCCATAAGAAGGGAGCTCCCTGATCTTCCCTATGAAAATATAATTGTGGAACCGGCATTCAAAGATACTGCTGCTGCCATTGGATATGGAGCAGTTAAGATAAAGGAAAAATTAAAGGGTGAAGATATTACCATGGTGGTATTGGCTTCGGATCATATCATAAAAAATGAGGATAACTTCAGAAAGAGGATTGTAGGAGCCAGTGAGATAGCCATGGAAACCAATTCCATCATTACATTGGGAATAAAGCCCAATAAACCTGAGACAGGATATGGTTATATAGAGGTAAAGGAAGCCTATATAGGGGAACCAAGCAAGGTAATAAGATTTTGGGAAAAGCCAAATTTAGAAAGAGCCGAAGAATACGTAGAAGCCGGGAACTATCTTTGGAACAGTGGGATGTTTGTCATAGGACTAGATATGATCATGGGATCATTTGAAAAATATATGCCAAAACATTTCAAAAATTTTAATAAGATCACTGCATTAAAGGATAAAAAATTAGATGCAGAAGCTGAAACAGAGGAACTTAAAACTTTATTTGAGAAGTTTGAAAAGATATCTATCGATTTCGGAATTATGGAAAAAGCTCAGAATATTCAGGTTATACCTGTAGATTTTGGTTGGAATGATGTGGGGAGTTACCCAGCTCTAGATGAGGTGCTGGAACACAATGAAAACGGGACAGTAAACAGGGCAAATGAACTCATTGAGATCGGAAGTAAGAATAATATAATAATAGGAACAAAAAAAATAGTAGCTACAATAGGATTAGAAGATCTGGTAGTAGTAGAAACTGACGATGCCCTCTTGGTGTGCAAAAAAGAGAGAGCTCAGGATATAAAGAAGGTGTTGAAGGAGATAGCAGAGAGGGAGAAAGTTAATTAA
- the dapA gene encoding 4-hydroxy-tetrahydrodipicolinate synthase, protein MGIFKGSGVALITPFNEDMSINYTKLEELIEWHIENKTDALVIAGTTGEASTLPDEEHIELIRRSVEMVRGRVPVIAGSGSNDTRHGIKLSIECERAGADGLLIVTPYYNKTNRQGLINHYTTIADQVNIPIILYNVPGRTGMNIPVDVVVELSNHKNMVGLKEASGDISYLAEVARVCDNSFSIYSGNDDIIVPVLSLGGVGVISVLANVMPLETHNLVMSYLEGDVTKSRDLQLSLNSFVNSLFLETNPIPVKSAMNLMNMKVGGVRQPLWEMSSESLELLKAEMKKLNLI, encoded by the coding sequence ATGGGAATTTTTAAAGGATCCGGAGTAGCTCTTATCACCCCATTCAACGAGGATATGAGTATCAACTATACTAAATTAGAAGAGCTCATAGAGTGGCATATCGAAAATAAGACCGATGCCCTGGTAATTGCCGGCACAACCGGTGAAGCATCTACCCTTCCAGACGAAGAACATATAGAATTAATCAGAAGAAGTGTTGAGATGGTTAGAGGGAGAGTTCCTGTAATAGCAGGAAGCGGCAGTAACGATACCCGTCACGGGATCAAATTGAGTATTGAGTGTGAAAGAGCAGGAGCCGATGGTCTCCTCATAGTTACACCTTACTACAATAAAACCAACAGACAGGGATTGATCAATCACTATACAACTATAGCTGATCAAGTAAATATCCCCATCATCCTATACAATGTTCCAGGGAGAACCGGAATGAATATTCCTGTTGATGTAGTTGTTGAATTGAGTAACCATAAAAATATGGTTGGGCTCAAGGAAGCCAGTGGAGATATCTCCTACCTAGCCGAGGTAGCCAGAGTCTGTGATAATAGTTTTTCTATCTACTCTGGAAATGACGATATCATAGTTCCTGTCCTTTCCTTAGGAGGAGTTGGAGTTATATCTGTGTTAGCTAACGTTATGCCCCTTGAAACTCACAACCTTGTTATGTCTTACCTAGAAGGAGATGTTACTAAATCTAGAGATTTACAACTTTCTTTGAATTCATTTGTAAATTCTTTATTTTTGGAGACCAATCCAATACCTGTAAAATCTGCAATGAATCTTATGAATATGAAGGTCGGAGGAGTAAGACAACCCCTATGGGAGATGAGTTCTGAATCTCTCGAACTTTTAAAAGCAGAGATGAAAAAATTAAATTTAATCTAA
- a CDS encoding aspartate-semialdehyde dehydrogenase, whose amino-acid sequence MKKYNIAIVGATGMVGRTFLKVLEERNFPIDNLYLLASSRSFGTEINFKNKTYIVEELTPESFTKEIDIALFSAGGSISKKMAPIAVSHGITVIDNSSAWRMDPNIPLVVPEVNPEAAATNKLIANPNCSTIQVVVPLKVLDDLYGIKRVIYSTYQAVSGSGVAGVEDLKNGIEGKKPSNYPHPIAFNCLPHIDEFTESGYTKEELKMIDETRKILNKPNLPITSTCVRVPVENGHSVSVNLEFEKEFGLSELKEALQNKEGIVLQDDVKNNIYPMPINASGSDEVFVGRIRRDYSVKNGVNLWIVADNIRKGAATNTVQIAELLIEQ is encoded by the coding sequence ATGAAAAAATATAACATCGCCATTGTAGGAGCTACCGGAATGGTCGGAAGAACTTTTCTCAAGGTATTAGAAGAGAGAAATTTCCCCATAGATAACCTTTATCTTTTAGCTTCATCCAGATCTTTCGGGACAGAAATTAATTTTAAAAATAAAACATATATAGTTGAGGAACTTACTCCCGAATCTTTTACCAAAGAAATAGATATAGCTTTATTTTCTGCCGGAGGAAGTATCAGTAAAAAGATGGCTCCTATAGCGGTTTCCCACGGGATCACAGTTATAGACAACAGCAGCGCATGGAGGATGGACCCAAATATTCCTTTAGTTGTACCTGAGGTAAATCCAGAAGCAGCAGCAACAAATAAACTAATTGCCAACCCTAACTGCTCTACCATCCAGGTCGTAGTTCCTCTAAAAGTCTTAGATGATCTCTATGGAATAAAAAGAGTTATTTATTCTACCTATCAGGCTGTATCTGGATCTGGAGTAGCCGGGGTAGAAGATTTAAAAAATGGAATAGAGGGAAAGAAACCTTCTAATTACCCGCACCCTATAGCCTTTAACTGTCTTCCCCACATAGATGAGTTTACAGAGAGCGGGTATACCAAAGAGGAGTTGAAGATGATCGATGAAACCAGAAAAATTTTAAATAAACCGAATCTTCCCATTACTTCTACCTGTGTGAGAGTCCCTGTAGAAAATGGACATTCTGTATCTGTTAACTTAGAATTTGAAAAAGAATTTGGTTTATCAGAGTTAAAAGAAGCTCTTCAAAATAAAGAAGGAATTGTCTTACAGGATGATGTAAAAAACAATATCTATCCAATGCCTATAAATGCCAGCGGATCTGATGAAGTATTTGTAGGCAGAATTCGAAGAGATTATAGTGTAAAAAATGGTGTGAACCTATGGATAGTAGCCGACAACATTAGAAAAGGTGCTGCTACAAATACCGTACAAATTGCTGAATTATTGATAGAACAATAA
- a CDS encoding AAC(3) family N-acetyltransferase — MSEKNIIDKTKTPVTKKSILEDLKGLGIEKGDTLLLHSSLSSLGWVCGGAEAVIMALIDAIGEEGTLIMPTHSGENSNPFNWNNPSVPKEWHEIIRNNMPAYDPKTTITNGIGKIPELFRTMPGVSRSLHPQVSFGAIGRLKDDILRNHQLSSFFDMDSPLGKLYKLREAKILLLGAGYDSCTSFHVGETLIGDKVNISKTGSAIYEDGKRIWKWFEAHEHNSDDFSELGKAFENRHKVIKKLVGNAESRLFSLREAVDFSKEWLLENR, encoded by the coding sequence ATGAGTGAAAAAAATATAATAGATAAAACCAAAACCCCTGTTACAAAAAAATCTATATTAGAGGATTTGAAGGGTTTAGGAATAGAAAAAGGTGATACATTATTACTTCACTCATCTCTCTCTAGTTTAGGTTGGGTATGTGGAGGAGCAGAGGCTGTAATAATGGCTCTGATAGATGCAATAGGAGAAGAGGGAACTTTAATAATGCCTACTCATAGCGGAGAAAATTCCAATCCATTTAATTGGAATAACCCCAGTGTTCCTAAGGAATGGCATGAAATAATTCGAAATAATATGCCAGCCTATGATCCTAAAACAACAATAACTAATGGCATAGGAAAAATCCCCGAATTATTCAGAACAATGCCGGGAGTCTCAAGATCACTTCATCCCCAGGTTTCCTTTGGGGCTATTGGAAGGTTAAAAGATGATATTTTAAGAAATCATCAATTGAGTTCTTTTTTTGATATGGATTCTCCCCTTGGAAAATTATATAAATTAAGGGAAGCAAAAATTTTATTACTGGGAGCAGGTTATGACTCGTGCACCAGCTTTCATGTAGGAGAAACTCTTATAGGAGATAAAGTAAATATAAGCAAAACAGGATCAGCAATCTATGAAGACGGAAAAAGAATCTGGAAATGGTTTGAAGCTCATGAACATAACTCAGATGATTTTTCAGAACTCGGAAAAGCATTTGAAAATAGGCATAAAGTAATAAAAAAACTTGTGGGGAATGCAGAGAGTAGATTATTTTCTCTGAGAGAAGCGGTGGATTTTTCCAAGGAGTGGCTGTTGGAAAACAGGTAA
- a CDS encoding amidohydrolase yields the protein MGKIIENMKKHRRNLHEIPELGYMEKKTQAYLLGEIKKMGYKPEIICETGIYIYLDGNSEETYGFRTDMDALTILEETGVSYTSKHEGFMHACGHDGHMATLLGFMDYLRGKKLKKNILLIFQPAEEGPGGAKDITESGILEKYNVLGIFGLHLFPKLEEGIIACRAGGFMAKAAEINIVIKGKSGHGGQPQLGIDSIQVAGKMLEGFNLITSKFVAPFDPSIIAIGKIEGGTIRNIIPEVTRMEGTIRTFSTDTFNFIVDKIRGIARGMELSYGVEIEIDLAEGYPPVINDKKYYSVLEEVVRGEEKLEFEEIDPEMLAEDFGFYQEVTRGLFFFVGTKNKELGYTASLHNSKFNFDEKVLENGLRVYTGICQKLGVFE from the coding sequence ATGGGAAAAATAATAGAAAATATGAAAAAACACAGAAGAAATTTACATGAAATTCCGGAATTAGGGTATATGGAAAAAAAGACCCAGGCTTACTTACTGGGAGAGATAAAAAAGATGGGATATAAGCCTGAAATAATTTGTGAAACGGGAATCTATATCTATCTAGACGGCAACTCTGAGGAAACTTATGGGTTCAGGACAGATATGGATGCCCTTACAATTTTAGAGGAAACAGGAGTTTCTTATACCTCCAAACACGAGGGGTTTATGCATGCCTGTGGACATGATGGTCATATGGCAACTCTCCTGGGATTCATGGATTATTTAAGAGGAAAAAAATTGAAGAAAAATATCCTTTTAATTTTTCAGCCTGCTGAAGAGGGACCGGGAGGAGCCAAGGACATTACAGAAAGTGGAATTTTGGAAAAATATAATGTTTTAGGGATCTTTGGGTTGCATCTTTTTCCCAAGTTAGAAGAGGGAATAATTGCTTGCAGAGCAGGGGGATTCATGGCAAAAGCAGCAGAGATAAATATCGTTATCAAGGGAAAGAGCGGTCATGGGGGACAGCCCCAGTTAGGGATAGATTCCATCCAGGTAGCAGGGAAGATGCTGGAAGGATTTAATCTTATAACCTCAAAATTTGTAGCTCCTTTTGATCCCAGTATAATTGCCATAGGTAAGATAGAGGGTGGAACCATAAGAAACATCATTCCGGAAGTTACCCGGATGGAGGGAACCATAAGGACTTTTTCCACAGATACCTTTAATTTTATCGTGGATAAAATAAGGGGTATAGCTCGTGGTATGGAGCTCAGTTATGGAGTTGAAATAGAGATTGATCTGGCTGAAGGATATCCTCCTGTTATAAATGATAAGAAATATTATAGTGTTTTAGAAGAGGTAGTCAGAGGGGAGGAAAAGTTGGAATTTGAGGAGATTGATCCAGAGATGTTGGCTGAAGATTTCGGGTTTTATCAGGAAGTAACCAGGGGCCTTTTTTTCTTTGTAGGAACTAAAAATAAGGAACTTGGATATACAGCATCACTCCATAATTCTAAATTTAATTTTGATGAGAAAGTATTGGAAAACGGGCTCAGGGTATACACAGGTATCTGCCAGAAATTAGGAGTCTTTGAATAA
- a CDS encoding aspartate kinase: MIIVHKYGGSSLADLDKIKKIASHISKLSDVGEQIVVVASAMGKTTNNLIEMAKKISETPNIRELDTLMATGEQQTVALLSMALNELGKDSISLTGPQAGITTVGHHTKSRIKSVDPKIIRSHLNSGKIVIVAGFQGVNQDGDITTLGRGGSDTSAVALAASLGAQCEIYTDVDGIYGIDPRVYSKAKKIKNISYEEMMEMANLGAGIMETRAVELGKKYNVPIYVGESLRDHDGTLILNQNEIMEDKPITGITLNEDIFMVNIQHLPYSESLVANIFNTLGKYELNIDMISQNITTSGTLDLSFSCFKREESLLRKAIDELKNKSQEISIEIKSDLIMISLVGIGMVSHSGVAAKVFNTLAENSVPFYHITTSEISISCTISKEHKNIAIQMLAEEFDL, translated from the coding sequence ATGATCATTGTACACAAATATGGAGGAAGCTCACTGGCTGATCTGGATAAAATAAAAAAAATAGCCTCCCACATCTCAAAATTAAGTGATGTAGGAGAGCAGATAGTTGTAGTGGCTTCTGCCATGGGAAAAACCACAAATAACTTAATTGAGATGGCTAAAAAAATATCTGAAACACCAAATATAAGGGAATTGGATACCCTAATGGCTACAGGCGAACAGCAGACAGTTGCTCTTTTATCTATGGCATTAAACGAATTAGGTAAAGACTCCATCTCCCTTACTGGTCCCCAGGCAGGGATAACTACCGTAGGTCATCACACTAAAAGCAGGATCAAGAGTGTAGATCCAAAAATAATTAGATCCCATCTAAATTCTGGGAAGATAGTTATCGTTGCTGGGTTTCAAGGAGTTAATCAGGACGGAGACATCACTACCTTGGGCAGAGGTGGATCAGATACCAGTGCAGTAGCTTTGGCTGCCAGTTTAGGAGCACAGTGTGAGATCTATACCGATGTCGATGGGATTTATGGTATAGATCCAAGAGTATATTCAAAAGCTAAAAAAATAAAAAATATATCTTACGAGGAGATGATGGAGATGGCAAATTTAGGAGCCGGTATTATGGAAACAAGAGCTGTAGAGTTAGGGAAAAAATATAATGTTCCCATCTATGTCGGTGAAAGTTTAAGGGATCATGATGGTACTCTGATATTAAACCAAAATGAAATAATGGAAGATAAGCCCATTACCGGTATCACTTTAAATGAAGATATTTTTATGGTAAATATCCAGCACCTTCCTTATTCGGAGAGTTTGGTAGCAAATATTTTTAACACCCTGGGTAAATACGAGCTAAATATCGATATGATCAGTCAAAACATTACCACTTCTGGTACTTTAGACCTTTCATTCAGCTGCTTTAAAAGAGAAGAATCTCTTTTGAGAAAAGCCATAGACGAATTAAAAAATAAATCCCAGGAAATTTCTATAGAGATCAAATCCGACTTAATCATGATTTCATTGGTTGGAATTGGAATGGTAAGCCATTCCGGAGTGGCGGCCAAGGTATTTAATACCCTAGCTGAAAATAGTGTTCCTTTTTATCATATAACTACTTCTGAGATCAGTATCTCATGTACTATCTCCAAAGAACATAAAAATATAGCTATTCAGATGTTAGCTGAAGAATTTGACCTGTAA